AATAGGAAATTTCTCCAGAATAGGGTTCCATCATTCCTAGAAAATCTTTTCCCACCACGCGTAAATAGTACCCCCAATCTCCtccaatttcaattttcaaagcaGATTTTTTAAAACCACCCAACAATTTCCCATCTCCCACCACGTTCATTGTTCCCCTATAAATACAACTCCTTCCCCAACTCCGCCTCCTCACAAACCctatctcctcctcctcctcttctctcTGACCTTTGGCCCCAAATGCTGACCGCCACACATTCCTAGATACAAAATCCCTAACTCTGCTCCCATTTTTGGTCTCCCCAAATGCTTGAATATCTCAAAAGATAGCATTTTTTATTCGTTTTATTAAATCCAAATTCTGTGTTTTGATTTTCTCTATATTTTAGGATAGCCCAGTAATAGTTTCTTTTTGTTGCCCCCATTTTTATATTGGGTTCTTCACAATCCGGCCATGGAAGCTGGGATTTTGTTGCCTCCGCCGACCTCCTCCTCCCCTCTATCACCTCCTACGTCGTCTGTGATTCTAACCCAGGACGAGTTGAAGAAAATCGCCGCCTACAAGGCCGTCGAGTATGTTGAGTCCGGCATGGTCCTCGGTCTCGGCACCGGCTCCACCGCCAAGCACGCCGTCAACCGAATCGGCGAGCTTTTGAAACAGGGGAAGCTTCAGAACATTGTAGGAATACCCACGTCGAAAATGACCCACGAGCAAGCCCTGTCTCTTGGAATTCCGTTGTCGGACCTCGATTCGCACCCTGTTCTTGATCTCGCGATCGACGGCGCCGACGAGGTCGATCCCCACCTCAATTTGGTCAAGGGCCGAGGTGGATCCCTCTTGAGGGAGAAGATGGTGGAGGGTGCTTGTAAGAAATTTGTCTGCATCGTCGACGAGTCGA
The nucleotide sequence above comes from Malus sylvestris chromosome 16, drMalSylv7.2, whole genome shotgun sequence. Encoded proteins:
- the LOC126608537 gene encoding probable ribose-5-phosphate isomerase 2, producing MEAGILLPPPTSSSPLSPPTSSVILTQDELKKIAAYKAVEYVESGMVLGLGTGSTAKHAVNRIGELLKQGKLQNIVGIPTSKMTHEQALSLGIPLSDLDSHPVLDLAIDGADEVDPHLNLVKGRGGSLLREKMVEGACKKFVCIVDESKLVKHLGGSGLAMPVEIVPFCWKFTAKKLQDLFEYAGCVGKLRTFVENGKPFVTDNGNYIVDLYFQKDIGDLKAASDAILQLAGVVEHGMFLDMATTVIVAGELGITVKNK